A window of the bacterium genome harbors these coding sequences:
- a CDS encoding PepSY domain-containing protein, whose product MRLRTALVVLSLVAMALAAGCCRRPVEIPEAEARAVAEKRLARFSWQDGVNPNRYKLHQVMSDKEVPWMFEYYLDGKPDHSAWS is encoded by the coding sequence ATGAGACTCAGAACAGCGTTGGTCGTTCTTTCCCTCGTCGCGATGGCTCTCGCGGCGGGATGTTGTAGGCGACCTGTCGAGATTCCCGAGGCAGAGGCGAGAGCGGTGGCGGAGAAGAGGCTGGCGCGCTTCTCCTGGCAGGACGGAGTCAATCCGAATCGGTACAAGCTGCACCAGGTGATGTCGGACAAGGAAGTGCCGTGGATGTTCGAGTACTACTTGGACGGGAAGCCGGACCACAGCGCATGGTCTTGA